Proteins encoded within one genomic window of Glycine soja cultivar W05 chromosome 1, ASM419377v2, whole genome shotgun sequence:
- the LOC114418557 gene encoding methanol O-anthraniloyltransferase-like, giving the protein MMSSRTSFSVVHGEPELVVPAGPTPRELKNLSDIDDQEGLRFQHQVIMFYQKSHVMEGKHPATVIKYGLAEALVHYYPLAGRLREWPNRKLTVDCSGEGILFVEAEAHVSLKELGNSILPPCPHMKELLLDVPGSQGILGCPLLLFQVTRLTCGGFAFAARMNHTICDSLGLVQFLTMVGEIARGVSISQFPVWQRELFNARDPPRITYAHHEYDETKHCSNKDTMDFDQMAHESFFFGPKEIATLRSHLPQHLRKCSTFEILSACLWKCRTKALGLEPNEIVGLSPFITARGKVGLHVPNGYYGNAFAFPMALSKAGLLCQSPLEYALGLIKKAKAQMGLEYVKSVADLMVLKGRPKYKTKENYLIGDTTHVGFYDVDFGWGSPIYGGPAGAIPFVSFYGRFRNNEGEDGVVVPILLPHHVMKRFLFELVKITSEVPVGLSYNKITNRSML; this is encoded by the exons ATGATGTCGTCAAGAACAAGTTTTTCCGTGGTGCATGGTGAGCCTGAACTGGTGGTGCCAGCAGGACCAACTCCGCGAGAATTAAAGAACCTCTCTGACATAGATGACCAAGAAGGGTTACGTTTTCAGCATCAGGTAATAATGTTCTACCAAAAGAGTCATGTTATGGAAGGAAAACACCCTGCTACGGTTATAAAATATGGTTTGGCTGAAGCACTTGTACACTATTACCCACTAGCTGGTAGGTTGAGAGAATGGCCTAATAGAAAGTTAACAGTGGATTGCAGTGGTGAGGGCATTTTGTTCGTTGAAGCTGAGGCTCATGTTTCACTCAAGGAGCTAGGCAATTCCATTCTGCCACCATGCCCCCACATGAAGGAACTCCTCCTTGATGTTCCTGGATCACAAGGCATTCTCGGATGCCCTCTGCTGTTGTTTCAG GTAACCCGTCTAACATGTGGAGGATTTGCTTTCGCCGCACGCATGAACCACACAATCTGCGACTCACTCGGGCTAGTTCAATTTCTCACCATGGTTGGTGAGATTGCAAGAGGTGTTTCTATATCACAGTTCCCTGTGTGGCAAAGAGAACTATTCAATGCAAGAGACCCACCAAGAATCACTTATGCACACCACGAATATGATGAAACCAAACATTGCAGCAACAAAGATACAATGGACTTTGACCAAATGGCCCACGAGTCATTTTTCTTCGGCCCAAAAGAGATTGCAACCCTTAGGAGTCACCTTCCTCAGCACCTAAGAAAATGCTCAACTTTTGAGATACTATCTGCTTGCTTGTGGAAATGTCGCACCAAAGCACTTGGGCTGGAGCCCAATGAGATAGTGGGCTTATCTCCCTTTATTACTGCTCGTGGCAAAGTGGGCCTACATGTGCCCAATGGGTACTATGGCAATGCCTTTGCCTTTCCAATGGCGCTTTCTAAGGCTGGACTTTTGTGCCAAAGCCCATTGGAATATGCATTGGGTTTGATAAAAAAGGCAAAGGCCCAAATGGGTCTAGAATATGTGAAATCAGTGGCGGATCTTATGGTTCTCAAGGGTCGGcccaaatacaaaacaaaagaaaattaccTTATTGGGGATACTACCCATGTGGGGTTCTATGATGTGGATTTTGGGTGGGGGAGTCCTATCTATGGAGGGCCTGCAGGGGCTATACCTTTTGTTAGCTTCTATGGACGGTTTAGAAACAATGAAGGTGAGGATGGGGTTGTTGTGCCAATTTTGTTGCCACACCATGTCATGAAGAGGTTTCTCTTTGAGCTGGTGAAGATCACAAGTGAGGTACCTGTAGGTTTGTCttacaacaaaataacaaatagGTCCATGTTGTAA